A section of the Amycolatopsis sp. AA4 genome encodes:
- a CDS encoding class I SAM-dependent methyltransferase, translated as MTTCRLCGSERTASVVDLGATPPCERFLTAAQLAEPEPTFPLHLEVCTECWLAQLPPLLDPADTFTDYAYFSSFSTSWVEHAKRFTDAAVERLGLTDRSFVVEVASNDGYLLKHVVERGIRCLGVEPSVNVGQAAREAGVPTHTAFLSEETGKQVRAEHGPADLVVANNVYAHIPDIRGFTHGLRALVADDGWVSIEVQHLLTLIEKNQYDTIYHEHFQYYTVESARQALATGGLTLVDVELLPTHGGSIRLWAQPAEVAGEPSARMIDVLAREKAAGLHELSGYTEFADRVTRVRLELLEFLLAARKAGKTTVGYGAPGKGNTLLNHCGIRPDLLAYTVDRNPYKHGRFTPGTRVPVVEPDRIAADRPDYVLVLPWNLRDELTEQLSYVGAWGGKLVFPIPRLEIVEVT; from the coding sequence ATGACCACATGTCGACTCTGTGGTTCGGAAAGAACCGCCAGCGTGGTCGACCTCGGCGCGACCCCGCCGTGCGAACGGTTCCTGACCGCCGCGCAGCTGGCCGAACCCGAACCGACTTTCCCGCTGCATCTCGAAGTGTGCACGGAATGCTGGCTCGCGCAGCTCCCGCCGCTGCTCGATCCGGCCGACACGTTCACCGATTACGCGTATTTCTCGTCTTTTTCCACCTCGTGGGTCGAGCACGCGAAACGGTTCACTGACGCCGCCGTCGAGCGGCTCGGACTGACCGACCGGTCTTTCGTCGTCGAGGTCGCCAGCAACGACGGATACCTGCTGAAGCACGTCGTCGAGCGCGGAATCCGTTGTCTCGGCGTGGAACCTTCGGTGAACGTCGGGCAAGCCGCGCGCGAGGCCGGGGTGCCGACGCACACGGCGTTCCTCTCTGAAGAAACCGGCAAGCAGGTGCGTGCCGAGCATGGTCCGGCCGACCTGGTCGTGGCGAACAACGTCTACGCCCACATCCCGGACATCCGCGGGTTCACCCACGGGCTGCGCGCGCTCGTCGCGGACGACGGCTGGGTGTCGATCGAGGTGCAGCACCTGCTCACGCTGATCGAAAAGAACCAGTACGACACGATTTACCACGAGCATTTCCAGTACTACACCGTCGAATCCGCCCGGCAGGCGCTGGCGACCGGCGGGCTGACCCTCGTCGACGTCGAACTCCTGCCGACGCACGGCGGGTCGATCCGGCTCTGGGCCCAGCCCGCGGAAGTTGCCGGAGAGCCGAGCGCGCGGATGATCGACGTACTGGCGCGCGAGAAGGCCGCCGGGTTGCACGAATTGTCCGGGTACACCGAATTCGCCGACCGGGTCACCCGCGTCCGGCTCGAATTGCTCGAATTTCTCCTCGCCGCCCGGAAAGCCGGGAAAACGACCGTCGGGTACGGCGCGCCCGGCAAGGGCAACACCCTGCTCAACCACTGCGGCATCCGGCCGGACCTGCTGGCCTACACGGTGGACCGCAATCCCTACAAGCACGGCCGGTTCACGCCGGGCACCCGGGTCCCGGTCGTGGAGCCGGACCGGATCGCCGCCGACCGGCCGGACTACGTGCTCGTCCTGCCCTGGAACCTGCGGGACGAACTGACCGAGCAGCTTTCCTACGTCGGCGCGTGGGGCGGCAAGCTCGTCTTCCCGATTCCGCGCCTGGAAATCGTCGAGGTGACGTGA